In one Candidatus Planktophila versatilis genomic region, the following are encoded:
- the carB gene encoding carbamoyl-phosphate synthase large subunit: protein MARDESIKSVLVIGSGPIVIGQACEFDYSGTQACRVLRAEGIRVILVNSNPATIMTDPEFADATYIEPITPEFIERIIAKERPDAVLATLGGQTALNAAIGLFQAGTLAKYNVKLIGADVAAIERGENREIFRTIVEKIGGESAKSIICHTIEDVMGAVAVLNYPVVIRPSFTMGGLGSGIAFDETTLRQIAGAGLRHSPTSEVLIEESIIGWKEYELEVMRDRADNVVIVCSIENIDPMGVHTGDSITVAPALTLTDVEFQKLRNLSIDIIREVGVDTGGCNIQFAVNPDTGRIIVIEMNPRVSRSSALASKATGFPIAKIATKLAIGYTLDEIKNDITQVTPASFEPTLDYIVVKAPRFAFEKFQDADPRLTTTMKSVGEAMAIGRSFPEALMKALRSLERKEATFTFPKSFPDSQKGSLLESMKIPTEYRIQQVQLAMWCGASIEEIYASTKIDRWFLRQIELINQEALRIAEPGGLTADSMRCAKSMGFSDLQIARLRGVSEEDIRKARHHENIRPVYKTVDTCAAEFEAFTPYHYSSYEEETEVRPRTRPAVIILGSGPNRIGQGIEFDYSCVHASFTLREADFETIMINCNPETVSTDYDTSDRLYFEPLTLEDVLEVVHAESLAGPVLGVITQLGGQTPLGLAAGLKAAGVTILGTSPEAINLAEERGAFGQVLADQGLTAPEFGMAATQLEALSIAQRIGYPVLVRPSFVLGGRGMEIVYDDESLSSFIARATDITPDHPVLVDRFLDSAIELDVDALYDGQELFLGGIMEHIEEAGIHSGDSACVLPAMTISEDQRKAIREATLKIAQGVGVRGLINIQFAMAEKVLYVLEANPRASRTVPFVSKATGVPLAKAAARISLGSTIAQLRLESMLPAEGDAIAKGISVKEAVLPWNRFRRVDGRGVDAVLGPEMRSTGEVMGIADNFGEAYAKSQISSFGPLPKSGTVFISLADKDKNSGIEPARKLSGLGFKLLATDGTAKLLEQSGVSVVRVRKNSEGTGPMGEKTIVEMLNAGDIDLVINTPVGRGTRADGWAIRTASVQRSIPIITTTAGFSAAVEGIKAIQAGAMPVKPIQEWLGK from the coding sequence ATGGCACGCGATGAGTCAATCAAAAGTGTTTTAGTAATTGGTTCCGGCCCGATTGTTATCGGTCAGGCATGTGAATTTGATTATTCCGGAACGCAAGCTTGCCGAGTCCTGCGGGCTGAGGGTATTCGAGTCATCTTAGTGAACTCGAATCCCGCAACAATTATGACGGACCCTGAATTTGCGGATGCAACTTATATAGAGCCCATTACGCCGGAGTTTATTGAGCGGATCATTGCAAAAGAGCGACCAGATGCTGTCCTTGCGACCCTTGGAGGACAGACTGCGCTCAATGCAGCAATTGGATTATTCCAGGCAGGAACACTTGCTAAATACAATGTCAAACTCATAGGTGCAGATGTCGCGGCGATTGAACGAGGTGAGAACCGCGAAATCTTTAGAACTATTGTTGAAAAGATTGGTGGCGAGTCAGCCAAGTCAATTATCTGTCACACCATTGAAGATGTCATGGGCGCCGTGGCCGTACTAAATTACCCAGTAGTGATTCGACCATCTTTTACTATGGGTGGGCTAGGTTCAGGAATCGCCTTTGATGAGACAACACTTCGACAGATTGCAGGGGCTGGATTAAGACATAGCCCAACGTCAGAGGTTCTGATTGAAGAGTCGATTATTGGTTGGAAAGAGTATGAATTAGAGGTTATGCGCGATAGAGCAGATAACGTGGTAATTGTCTGCAGCATTGAAAATATTGACCCAATGGGTGTTCATACGGGTGACTCTATTACCGTGGCACCAGCGCTTACTTTGACTGATGTTGAATTCCAAAAACTTCGCAATCTCTCAATCGATATTATTCGTGAGGTCGGTGTTGACACTGGCGGTTGTAATATCCAATTTGCGGTAAATCCTGATACCGGTCGCATCATTGTGATTGAGATGAATCCACGCGTGTCACGCTCTAGCGCCCTGGCCTCCAAAGCAACTGGTTTCCCGATTGCAAAGATTGCAACAAAACTAGCTATTGGCTACACCCTGGATGAGATAAAGAATGACATCACACAGGTCACTCCAGCTTCCTTTGAACCAACCCTGGATTACATTGTTGTGAAAGCTCCTAGATTTGCTTTTGAAAAGTTCCAAGATGCGGATCCTCGTTTGACCACGACGATGAAGAGCGTGGGAGAAGCAATGGCCATTGGACGTTCTTTCCCAGAAGCGTTGATGAAAGCGCTTCGCTCATTAGAGCGTAAAGAGGCGACCTTCACATTCCCAAAGAGCTTCCCGGACTCCCAAAAAGGTTCACTTCTTGAATCTATGAAGATTCCCACCGAGTATCGAATTCAACAGGTTCAGCTCGCCATGTGGTGCGGGGCATCAATCGAAGAGATTTACGCATCGACCAAGATTGATCGTTGGTTCTTGCGCCAGATTGAATTGATTAATCAAGAAGCTCTCCGAATTGCCGAGCCAGGCGGATTAACTGCTGATTCCATGCGTTGTGCAAAGTCAATGGGGTTTTCAGACCTTCAGATAGCTCGCTTGCGGGGAGTGTCGGAGGAAGATATTCGCAAGGCCCGTCATCATGAAAATATTCGCCCTGTATATAAGACGGTAGACACATGCGCAGCAGAGTTTGAAGCGTTCACTCCATATCATTATTCAAGTTACGAAGAAGAGACTGAGGTGCGCCCGCGCACAAGGCCGGCTGTGATTATTTTAGGCAGCGGACCGAACCGAATCGGTCAAGGCATTGAATTTGATTACTCGTGCGTCCATGCCTCGTTCACTTTGAGGGAAGCCGATTTTGAAACGATTATGATCAACTGTAATCCGGAGACTGTTTCTACCGACTACGACACCAGTGATCGTCTTTATTTTGAACCATTGACCTTAGAAGATGTACTTGAAGTTGTGCATGCGGAGTCTCTTGCCGGTCCCGTGTTGGGAGTCATCACCCAGTTAGGCGGACAAACCCCGCTTGGACTTGCAGCAGGTTTGAAAGCAGCCGGAGTTACGATTCTCGGAACTAGTCCGGAAGCAATTAATTTGGCGGAAGAACGTGGTGCATTTGGCCAAGTCTTGGCAGATCAGGGACTTACTGCGCCAGAGTTTGGAATGGCAGCAACACAATTAGAAGCACTCTCGATTGCCCAACGTATTGGTTACCCAGTTCTCGTTCGCCCGAGCTTTGTTCTTGGCGGACGAGGTATGGAGATTGTCTATGATGATGAGTCTCTTTCATCCTTTATCGCCCGGGCTACCGATATCACTCCGGATCATCCGGTTCTCGTTGATAGATTCTTGGATTCTGCCATCGAATTAGATGTTGATGCACTCTACGATGGTCAGGAACTCTTCTTGGGTGGAATCATGGAACACATCGAAGAGGCCGGAATTCACTCAGGAGATAGCGCGTGTGTTCTTCCGGCGATGACTATCAGTGAAGATCAGCGCAAAGCTATTCGGGAGGCGACTCTTAAGATTGCCCAGGGTGTTGGCGTTCGAGGGTTAATTAATATTCAATTCGCTATGGCCGAAAAGGTTTTATATGTTCTTGAGGCGAATCCACGCGCTTCACGCACGGTTCCTTTTGTGAGCAAAGCAACGGGTGTGCCGCTAGCAAAGGCTGCAGCGCGGATTTCACTTGGATCAACAATCGCGCAATTGCGTCTTGAATCCATGTTGCCAGCCGAGGGTGATGCGATCGCAAAGGGCATTAGCGTGAAAGAAGCGGTCTTGCCGTGGAATCGATTTAGACGAGTCGATGGACGAGGAGTGGACGCAGTTCTTGGACCAGAGATGCGCTCTACTGGTGAAGTGATGGGTATTGCAGATAACTTTGGTGAAGCCTATGCAAAGTCGCAGATAAGTTCATTTGGTCCACTTCCTAAATCTGGAACTGTCTTCATCTCATTGGCCGATAAGGATAAGAATTCGGGAATCGAACCAGCACGTAAACTCTCCGGACTAGGCTTTAAATTGCTGGCAACAGATGGAACTGCGAAGTTATTGGAACAATCAGGAGTGAGTGTGGTGCGTGTGCGCAAGAACTCTGAGGGAACTGGACCGATGGGTGAGAAGACAATCGTTGAGATGCTCAACGCTGGTGATATCGATTTGGTAATCAATACTCCAGTGGGCCGAGGAACGCGTGCAGATGGATGGGCCATTAGAACCGCATCAGTGCAACGATCGATTCCCATTATCACCACAACAGCTGGCTTTAGCGCCGCAGTAGAAGGCATCAAAGCGATTCAAGCTGGGGCTATGCCGGTGAAGCCTATTCAAGAGTGGCTGGGCAAGTAG
- the carA gene encoding glutamine-hydrolyzing carbamoyl-phosphate synthase small subunit produces the protein MSQAFFVLDDGRIFQGQSWAATGQTFGEAVFQTGMTGYQETLTDPSYHKQVVVMTTPHIGNTGVNTFDNESSKYWVAGFVVRNPSTVTSNWRSEKDLESELISQGIVGIQGVDTRAITRHLRDRGAMKVGIFSGLDLTREEMVVEVRKQADMAGSFLCADVSTPKTYVVPAQGGKKFTVAAIDLGIKGATPRAMAQRGIDVHVMPYNVTLDDILAINPDGVFLSNGPGDPATMTQTIELVRSLLLEEIPIFGICFGHQILGRALGFETYKLQFGHRGINQPVLDKRSGKVEITAHNHGFALKAPTDSGFSTVYGLGQVTHICLNDGVVEGIELLDRGAFSVQYHPEAAAGPHDAAYLFDQFVDMMVKYPRLAASK, from the coding sequence GTGTCGCAAGCATTCTTCGTTCTCGATGATGGCCGAATCTTTCAGGGTCAGTCGTGGGCTGCCACCGGTCAGACATTTGGAGAGGCAGTTTTTCAAACCGGTATGACTGGCTATCAAGAAACCTTGACAGATCCGTCGTATCACAAGCAGGTTGTCGTGATGACAACGCCTCATATTGGTAATACTGGTGTGAATACCTTTGATAACGAGTCAAGCAAATACTGGGTGGCAGGTTTTGTTGTTCGAAATCCATCTACTGTTACCAGTAATTGGCGCAGTGAGAAAGATCTTGAATCTGAATTGATCAGCCAAGGAATTGTGGGCATTCAAGGGGTGGATACGCGCGCAATCACTCGTCACCTACGTGATCGAGGAGCAATGAAGGTCGGCATATTCTCTGGTCTTGACCTCACTCGAGAAGAGATGGTTGTGGAAGTTCGCAAACAAGCCGATATGGCTGGTTCCTTTCTGTGCGCCGATGTCTCAACGCCAAAGACCTACGTTGTCCCAGCGCAGGGTGGGAAGAAGTTCACCGTTGCTGCAATTGATCTGGGGATAAAGGGGGCAACGCCACGAGCTATGGCGCAGCGTGGAATTGACGTACATGTCATGCCTTATAACGTCACCCTCGATGACATCTTGGCCATCAATCCTGACGGAGTATTTCTCTCCAACGGTCCTGGGGATCCAGCGACAATGACGCAAACTATTGAGTTGGTACGAAGTCTTCTGCTTGAGGAGATTCCTATCTTCGGAATTTGTTTCGGACACCAAATTCTTGGCCGCGCGCTCGGCTTTGAAACCTACAAATTACAGTTCGGCCATCGAGGAATTAACCAGCCTGTACTTGATAAGCGAAGCGGTAAGGTTGAAATCACAGCACACAACCATGGCTTTGCACTAAAAGCTCCTACTGATTCAGGTTTCTCCACTGTATACGGCCTCGGTCAAGTGACCCACATCTGTTTGAACGACGGTGTAGTGGAAGGTATCGAACTGCTTGATCGTGGAGCCTTTAGCGTTCAGTACCATCCGGAAGCAGCGGCAGGACCACACGATGCGGCTTACCTCTTTGATCAGTTTGTAGACATGATGGTTAAATATCCAAGATTGGCGGCTTCCAAGTAA